A single window of Archangium gephyra DNA harbors:
- a CDS encoding MvdC/MvdD family ATP grasp protein — MAILIVTHSKDNEAPRAVRRALEARGERVYRFDSDLFPTQLQLSLDEAGAGRLSGPDGQLELPEISAIWYRRNATGAGIPKDLDEQLRKPSVEESRRLVFGMMTALGVFQLDALDVVRRAEHKPLQLKLARALGMEVPRTLMTNDPAAVRAFAASCPGGVVTKMMSSFAVYDEQGREQVVFTTPLEAHELEDLEGLDLCPMTFQERLVKQVELRVTVVGERVMAAAIDSQALPKAREDWRREGAALIDAWKPYTLPERLRTQVVRLMDALGLNYGAFDFIVTPEGRHVFLEVNPAGEFMWLMRHPGLPIDEALADVLSGRAARRSGPRPLPSP, encoded by the coding sequence ATGGCCATCCTCATCGTCACCCATTCCAAGGACAACGAGGCGCCTCGCGCCGTGCGGCGTGCCCTCGAGGCGCGCGGCGAGCGGGTCTACCGGTTCGACTCGGACTTGTTCCCCACCCAGCTCCAGCTCTCGCTCGACGAGGCGGGGGCGGGCCGGCTGTCGGGGCCCGATGGGCAGCTCGAGCTGCCGGAGATCTCCGCCATCTGGTACCGCCGCAACGCCACGGGGGCGGGTATCCCCAAGGACCTGGACGAGCAGCTGCGCAAGCCCTCGGTGGAGGAGAGCCGGCGCCTGGTGTTCGGGATGATGACGGCGCTTGGCGTCTTCCAGCTGGATGCGCTGGATGTGGTGCGGCGCGCGGAGCACAAGCCGCTGCAACTCAAGCTCGCGCGGGCGCTGGGGATGGAGGTGCCACGCACGCTGATGACCAATGATCCGGCGGCGGTGCGCGCCTTCGCCGCGAGCTGCCCCGGCGGGGTGGTGACGAAGATGATGTCGTCCTTCGCCGTCTACGACGAGCAGGGCCGGGAGCAGGTGGTCTTCACCACGCCGCTGGAGGCGCACGAGCTGGAGGACCTGGAGGGCCTGGACCTGTGTCCGATGACCTTCCAGGAGCGGCTGGTGAAGCAGGTGGAGCTGCGGGTGACGGTGGTGGGGGAGCGGGTGATGGCGGCGGCCATCGACTCGCAGGCGCTGCCCAAGGCGCGGGAGGACTGGCGCCGGGAGGGCGCGGCGCTCATCGACGCGTGGAAGCCCTACACGCTGCCCGAGCGGTTGCGGACGCAGGTGGTGCGGCTGATGGATGCGCTGGGCCTCAACTACGGCGCGTTCGACTTCATCGTCACGCCCGAGGGCCGGCACGTCTTCCTCGAGGTGAACCCAGCGGGCGAGTTCATGTGGTTGATGCGCCACCCCGGGCTGCCCATCGACGAGGCGCTGGCGGACGTGCTCTCCGGGCGCGCGGCCCGCAGGTCCGGTCCCAGACCGTTGCCGTCACCGTGA
- a CDS encoding AAA family ATPase encodes MATRKSEDNERLIDRDLTALAREGKLSAAHGVDGAVMEVLGLLSRGGKHPLLSGEPGVGKSALVQEVARRIIEGRVDAELANARMVEVSVANILARSTQRQAAETFEELLAWLSRHPCPIVYIRDLPAVIGGPLAPVAFRALRTGGIRFIFETEPKRVQELLRADEAFSERLHLVPLQEPPAERARWILGRVAEELERELHLPIDPAACDLTLRLASKFLLAQRLPRKAIELLKETAAEAAGGAKDRVGPEDVLTRFCATTRLPRFVVDDAMALDLEETERFFGERLLGQTDAVQAVLRSVALLKAGLNDPRRPLGVFLFAGPTGVGKTQLAKLLAEYLFGSQDRLVRLNMADFPNDGDESVPFGASWAPAVETKRGELTALLEGKVFTVLLLDEFEKAARSVHDRFLQLFDEGTFVNGAGETISCNNTVIVATSNVGAEVYREPAIGFIGSRRPEELITEVDRRIAEAFRPEFLNRFDAICHFQPLSKVEIRKIAQREVGRVLEREGIRARGLDVEVTPAVVDLLVDRGYSPQFGARYLQREIEKTLTAALAVEIARRPLPPGAPVRVETRPGGKVVAVAELAPRPREETAQLALPTEKSVSAVKRRLDKKSLLNEMDRLVGRARALAVSANRPRLEERRAELLAATQAPNLWDDPDRAASTLRAFRSVEAQLNELDRMEERTTFARRLVREAKGEGQLASAAKQVEEVAREVQMAEVLGAAGASDHGDEALVDICASETGEGQDAWVQELAAMYQGWAERRGYEAMAVAEAKEPFRVVLRIAGPGAYGYLAGEAGLHRRIDEEKRQRAYVRVHRGGPVEEEESLDVDGREVRRHEGTYLARVKTEVTVKDETTGRMMTLAGAGELGELKDIASRVVKGQGGSNTADEARRYHLGRGARVEDPRTGAGTPRVKDVLRGELDVFIAAWISRPPTSGPTSAVS; translated from the coding sequence ATGGCCACCAGGAAGAGCGAGGACAACGAGAGGCTCATCGACCGAGACCTGACCGCGCTGGCGCGGGAGGGGAAGCTCTCGGCCGCCCACGGAGTGGACGGCGCGGTGATGGAGGTGCTCGGCCTCCTGTCACGAGGGGGCAAGCACCCGCTGCTCTCCGGCGAACCGGGCGTGGGCAAGTCCGCCCTGGTGCAGGAGGTGGCGCGGCGCATCATCGAGGGCCGCGTGGACGCGGAGCTCGCCAACGCGCGGATGGTGGAGGTGTCCGTCGCCAACATCCTGGCGCGCAGCACCCAGCGTCAGGCGGCGGAGACGTTCGAGGAGCTGCTGGCCTGGCTCAGCCGTCACCCCTGCCCCATCGTCTACATCCGGGATCTGCCCGCGGTCATCGGCGGGCCGCTGGCCCCGGTGGCCTTCCGGGCCCTGCGCACGGGGGGCATCCGCTTCATCTTCGAGACCGAGCCCAAGCGCGTGCAGGAGCTGCTGCGCGCGGACGAGGCCTTCTCCGAGCGGCTCCACCTGGTGCCCCTCCAGGAGCCGCCCGCCGAGCGGGCCCGGTGGATATTGGGCCGCGTGGCCGAGGAGCTGGAGCGCGAGCTGCACCTGCCCATCGATCCGGCGGCGTGCGACCTGACGCTGCGGCTGGCCTCCAAGTTCCTGCTGGCCCAGCGGCTGCCGCGCAAGGCGATTGAGCTGCTCAAGGAGACGGCCGCGGAGGCCGCCGGAGGAGCCAAGGACCGCGTGGGTCCCGAGGACGTCCTCACCCGCTTCTGCGCCACCACCCGGCTGCCGCGCTTCGTCGTGGACGACGCGATGGCGCTGGACCTGGAGGAGACGGAGCGCTTCTTCGGTGAGCGGCTGCTCGGGCAGACGGACGCGGTGCAGGCCGTGCTGCGCTCGGTGGCGCTGCTCAAGGCGGGGTTGAACGATCCTCGCCGGCCGCTGGGCGTGTTCCTCTTCGCCGGCCCCACGGGCGTGGGCAAGACGCAGCTCGCGAAGCTGCTGGCCGAGTACCTCTTTGGCTCGCAGGACAGGCTCGTCCGCCTCAACATGGCGGACTTCCCCAACGACGGCGACGAGAGCGTGCCCTTCGGCGCCTCGTGGGCCCCGGCGGTGGAGACGAAGCGCGGTGAGCTGACGGCGCTGCTGGAGGGGAAGGTGTTCACCGTGCTGCTGCTCGACGAGTTCGAGAAGGCCGCGCGCAGTGTGCACGACCGTTTCCTGCAGCTCTTCGATGAGGGCACCTTCGTGAACGGGGCGGGAGAGACCATCTCCTGCAACAACACCGTCATCGTGGCCACGTCCAACGTGGGCGCCGAGGTGTACCGCGAGCCGGCCATCGGCTTCATCGGCTCGCGCCGTCCGGAGGAGCTCATCACCGAGGTGGACCGGCGCATCGCCGAGGCCTTCCGCCCCGAGTTCCTCAACCGCTTCGACGCCATCTGCCACTTCCAGCCGCTGTCGAAGGTGGAGATCCGGAAGATCGCCCAGCGCGAGGTGGGCCGCGTGCTGGAGCGCGAGGGCATCCGCGCGCGTGGGCTGGACGTGGAGGTGACGCCCGCGGTGGTGGACCTGCTGGTGGACCGGGGCTACTCGCCGCAGTTCGGCGCGCGCTACCTGCAGCGGGAGATCGAGAAGACGCTGACGGCGGCGCTGGCGGTGGAGATCGCCCGCCGGCCGCTGCCGCCGGGAGCGCCGGTGCGGGTGGAGACGCGGCCGGGTGGCAAGGTGGTGGCGGTGGCCGAGCTCGCCCCGCGCCCGCGTGAGGAGACGGCACAGCTCGCGCTGCCCACGGAGAAGTCGGTGTCGGCGGTGAAGCGGCGGCTGGACAAGAAGTCGCTGCTCAACGAGATGGACCGGCTGGTGGGACGGGCGCGGGCGCTGGCGGTGTCGGCGAACCGGCCGAGGCTGGAGGAGCGGCGAGCGGAGCTGCTGGCGGCGACGCAGGCGCCCAACCTGTGGGACGACCCGGATCGCGCGGCATCGACGCTGAGGGCGTTCCGCTCGGTGGAAGCGCAGCTCAACGAGCTGGACCGGATGGAGGAGCGGACCACGTTCGCGCGGCGGCTGGTGCGCGAGGCGAAGGGCGAGGGCCAGCTGGCGTCGGCGGCGAAGCAGGTGGAGGAGGTCGCGCGCGAGGTGCAGATGGCCGAGGTGCTGGGAGCCGCGGGTGCATCGGACCACGGCGACGAGGCGCTGGTGGACATCTGCGCGAGCGAGACGGGCGAGGGACAGGACGCCTGGGTGCAGGAGCTGGCGGCCATGTACCAGGGCTGGGCGGAGCGCCGCGGCTACGAGGCGATGGCGGTGGCGGAGGCGAAGGAGCCGTTCCGGGTGGTGTTGCGGATCGCCGGGCCCGGGGCGTACGGCTACTTGGCGGGCGAGGCGGGGCTGCACCGGCGCATCGACGAGGAGAAGCGTCAGCGCGCCTACGTGCGGGTGCACCGGGGCGGGCCGGTGGAGGAAGAGGAGAGCCTGGACGTGGACGGCCGCGAGGTGAGGCGGCACGAGGGCACCTACCTCGCGCGGGTGAAGACGGAAGTGACGGTGAAGGACGAGACCACGGGCCGGATGATGACGCTGGCGGGCGCGGGCGAGCTGGGCGAGCTGAAGGACATCGCCTCGCGGGTGGTGAAGGGCCAGGGCGGCAGCAACACGGCGGACGAGGCCCGGCGCTACCACCTGGGCCGTGGCGCCCGCGTGGAAGACCCGCGCACGGGTGCTGGTACGCCGCGCGTGAAGGACGTGCTGCGCGGCGAGCTGGACGTCTTCATCGCCGCGTGGATCTCCCGTCCACCCACCTCGGGCCCCACGAGCGCCGTGAGCTGA
- a CDS encoding microviridin/marinostatin family tricyclic proteinase inhibitor, with product MKKDTTKKPFFARLLEQQELDQVAGGADQTQKYPSDGDDTTVTLQDSSVDGTLKYPSDSDDRDL from the coding sequence ATGAAGAAGGACACGACCAAGAAGCCGTTCTTCGCGCGTCTGCTCGAGCAGCAGGAGCTGGACCAGGTGGCCGGTGGCGCGGACCAGACCCAGAAGTATCCCTCGGACGGAGATGACACCACCGTCACCCTCCAGGACTCTTCCGTCGACGGGACCCTGAAGTACCCCTCCGACTCCGACGACCGCGACCTGTAA
- a CDS encoding P1 family peptidase has protein sequence MSPFLPVRFLSALLLCVPGVGCAASSQAAAAPAPVASAPAAPGPAKSRARDLGITFGGTAGPLNAITDVPGVEVGHTTLVSGEGKLVVGKGPVRTGVTAVLPRGRERMAEPVFAASYALNGNGEMTGTTWVKESGLLNGPVMLTNTSSVGVVRDAVVDWGAKHGLGWELGLPVVAETYDGFLNDIYGFHVKPEHALRTIDGARTGPVAEGNVGGGTGMMCHGFKGGIGTASRKLPESQGGYTLGVLVQCNYGSRRLFSVEGVPVGEEISDLKACYTGSEAPSLPFARNIRPCAQSASSTTPLLPEGMGSIIVLVATDAPLLPHQLDRIARRVPLAIGKMGGLGEDSSGDIFLAFSTQPTKPPGDSPVARVSSLDNGHINPLFEATVQATQEAILNSMLAADTMTGADGIRLFSLPHDRLVQALRKYGRAPAPASAPVQ, from the coding sequence ATGAGCCCCTTTCTTCCTGTCCGCTTTCTCTCCGCGCTCCTCCTCTGTGTTCCCGGGGTGGGCTGTGCCGCGTCCTCCCAGGCGGCTGCCGCCCCCGCTCCCGTGGCGTCCGCTCCGGCGGCACCGGGCCCGGCGAAGTCCCGCGCACGCGACCTGGGCATCACCTTTGGAGGGACGGCCGGCCCCCTCAACGCCATCACCGACGTGCCCGGGGTGGAGGTGGGCCACACGACGCTCGTCTCGGGAGAGGGCAAGCTCGTGGTGGGCAAGGGGCCGGTGCGCACGGGCGTCACCGCGGTGCTGCCTCGCGGGCGCGAGCGCATGGCCGAGCCCGTCTTCGCGGCCTCCTACGCCCTCAATGGCAACGGCGAGATGACGGGCACCACCTGGGTGAAGGAGTCGGGTCTGCTCAACGGTCCCGTCATGCTGACCAACACCTCCAGCGTGGGCGTGGTGCGCGATGCGGTGGTGGACTGGGGCGCGAAGCACGGCCTCGGGTGGGAGCTGGGCCTGCCGGTGGTCGCCGAGACCTATGACGGCTTCCTCAACGACATCTACGGCTTCCACGTCAAGCCGGAGCACGCCCTGCGGACCATCGACGGCGCGCGCACGGGTCCGGTGGCAGAGGGGAACGTGGGCGGCGGGACGGGGATGATGTGCCACGGCTTCAAGGGCGGCATCGGCACGGCCTCGCGCAAGCTGCCCGAGTCCCAGGGCGGCTACACGTTGGGCGTGCTGGTGCAGTGCAACTACGGCAGTCGGCGTCTCTTCTCGGTGGAGGGCGTCCCGGTGGGCGAGGAGATCAGCGACCTCAAGGCCTGCTACACGGGCAGCGAGGCGCCCTCGCTACCGTTCGCCCGCAACATTCGTCCGTGCGCCCAGAGCGCCAGCTCGACCACGCCCCTCCTCCCCGAGGGCATGGGCTCCATCATCGTGCTCGTGGCCACCGACGCGCCGCTGCTGCCGCACCAGTTGGATCGCATCGCCCGGCGCGTCCCGCTCGCCATCGGCAAGATGGGAGGGCTGGGCGAGGACTCCTCCGGGGACATCTTCCTGGCCTTCTCCACCCAGCCGACGAAGCCGCCCGGCGACAGCCCGGTGGCTCGTGTCTCCTCGCTGGACAATGGGCATATCAACCCGCTCTTCGAGGCCACCGTGCAGGCTACCCAGGAGGCCATCCTCAACTCCATGCTCGCCGCCGACACCATGACGGGCGCCGATGGCATCCGTCTCTTCTCCCTCCCTCACGATCGGCTCGTGCAGGCCCTGCGCAAATACGGCCGGGCTCCCGCTCCCGCCAGTGCCCCGGTGCAATGA
- a CDS encoding MvdC/MvdD family ATP grasp protein encodes MPPDHDIVLLLTHSADFYTVDRVAEELSRRGVRSVRVDTDGFPARLELTSSLGPGGDEVVLRTAAGELRGEDVRSVWLRRLVSPRLDESLDPDWRESCVRESRAALEGFLDGLRAAGCPFLNPLGAEQAGNKLRQLRLAVAQGLEVPPTLVTNDAERVRSFFARVRGRMVAKMQTPLTQSMAGGQPFVYTSAIGPEHLEELEGLRHSPMMFQERIDKAHELRVAVVGERCFVGAIDASRSAEGQVDWRRSRPGEVHWEKGELPPEVAERLVRLVAELGLVYGAADFIVTPEGRHVFLEVNPGGEWGMLEKELGLPIAAALADALASAGPTP; translated from the coding sequence ATGCCCCCCGACCACGACATCGTCCTGCTCCTCACCCACAGTGCCGACTTCTACACGGTCGACAGGGTGGCCGAGGAGCTGTCGCGGCGGGGGGTTCGTTCCGTGCGGGTCGACACGGATGGCTTCCCGGCGCGGCTGGAGCTGACGTCGAGCCTGGGGCCTGGCGGGGACGAGGTGGTGCTGCGGACGGCGGCGGGCGAGCTGCGCGGCGAGGACGTGCGGTCGGTGTGGCTGCGCCGGCTGGTGTCCCCCCGGCTCGATGAGTCGCTGGACCCGGACTGGCGGGAGAGCTGCGTGCGCGAGTCGCGGGCGGCGCTCGAGGGTTTCCTCGACGGGCTGCGGGCCGCGGGCTGCCCCTTCCTCAACCCGCTCGGCGCGGAGCAGGCGGGCAACAAGCTGCGCCAGTTGCGGCTGGCCGTCGCCCAGGGGCTGGAGGTACCGCCCACGCTGGTGACCAATGACGCCGAGCGCGTCCGGTCCTTCTTCGCGCGGGTGCGCGGCCGCATGGTGGCCAAGATGCAGACGCCCCTGACGCAGTCCATGGCGGGCGGGCAGCCCTTCGTCTACACGAGCGCGATCGGCCCCGAGCACCTCGAGGAGCTGGAGGGGCTGCGTCACAGTCCCATGATGTTCCAGGAGCGCATCGACAAGGCGCACGAGCTGCGGGTGGCCGTGGTGGGCGAGCGCTGCTTCGTGGGGGCCATTGACGCCTCGCGCTCGGCGGAGGGGCAGGTGGACTGGCGGCGCTCACGGCCGGGCGAGGTCCACTGGGAGAAGGGCGAGCTGCCGCCCGAGGTGGCCGAGCGCCTGGTGCGTCTGGTCGCGGAGCTGGGGCTGGTGTACGGCGCCGCGGATTTCATCGTCACACCCGAGGGACGTCACGTCTTCCTCGAGGTCAACCCCGGGGGCGAGTGGGGCATGCTCGAGAAGGAGCTCGGCCTGCCCATCGCCGCGGCCCTGGCTGACGCGCTCGCGTCCGCGGGCCCTACCCCCTGA
- a CDS encoding DUF1684 domain-containing protein, which yields MRIARLLTLSTLALATPTAAAPPSRPAMNKPAQKKPAEAKPTEAKPFDLEAETRAWHQKRLANLTSEDGWLSLVGLHWLKEGDNRVGSAEDNEVVFPTGTPAHLGTLTRKGGTVTLSVQPGLSLTRAGQPFTGGELGASEGDQDVLALGSLRFYLIRRGERLGIRVKDAEAPARKQFHGIPTWPVSAAWRVEGRFEPAANPRKVPVPNVLGTVEEMTSPGTIVFTLQGEEYRLEPVQESSTEPLFIIFGDLTNRTDSYGAGRFLYADPPKDGKVVLDFNRAYNPPCAFSPYATCPLPPPQNRLKVRVEAGEKRYGDH from the coding sequence ATGCGCATTGCACGTCTGCTCACCCTGTCGACGCTGGCGCTCGCGACGCCCACGGCCGCCGCGCCCCCGTCCAGACCCGCCATGAACAAGCCCGCCCAGAAGAAGCCCGCCGAAGCGAAGCCCACCGAAGCGAAGCCGTTCGACCTCGAGGCCGAGACGCGCGCCTGGCACCAGAAGCGCCTCGCCAACCTCACGTCCGAGGACGGCTGGCTCAGCCTCGTGGGCCTGCACTGGCTGAAGGAGGGAGACAACCGCGTGGGGTCCGCCGAGGACAACGAGGTCGTCTTCCCCACCGGGACGCCGGCCCACCTGGGCACGCTCACGCGCAAGGGCGGCACGGTGACGCTGAGCGTCCAGCCGGGACTCTCCCTCACCCGGGCGGGCCAGCCCTTCACGGGAGGGGAGCTGGGCGCCAGCGAGGGCGACCAGGACGTGCTCGCGCTGGGCTCGCTGCGCTTCTACCTCATCCGCCGGGGAGAGCGGCTGGGCATCCGGGTGAAGGACGCGGAGGCCCCCGCTCGCAAGCAGTTCCACGGCATCCCCACCTGGCCGGTGAGCGCCGCCTGGCGAGTGGAGGGCCGTTTCGAGCCGGCGGCCAACCCGCGCAAGGTGCCGGTGCCCAACGTGCTCGGCACGGTGGAGGAGATGACGTCGCCGGGCACCATCGTCTTCACGCTCCAGGGCGAGGAGTACCGGTTGGAGCCGGTCCAGGAGAGCAGCACGGAGCCGCTCTTCATCATCTTCGGGGACCTGACCAACCGCACGGACTCCTACGGTGCGGGGCGCTTCCTGTACGCGGACCCGCCCAAGGACGGGAAGGTGGTGCTGGATTTCAACCGGGCCTACAACCCCCCGTGCGCCTTCTCGCCCTACGCGACGTGCCCGCTGCCTCCGCCGCAGAACCGGCTGAAGGTGCGCGTGGAGGCCGGCGAGAAGCGCTACGGCGACCACTGA
- a CDS encoding DUF2231 domain-containing protein: MDMRVHELHPTLIHAPLALLPSTVVVDLTAALTGNRRLDDAARTLWWATAASGLLAGFAGMAASQEVKADRHSRDMMFLHGLGNVGIVLGAFGVAAWRTGHRSSLFSSFVGLGAFAMAAYTGWLGGEMVYTHGVGVKELTMKGEELDQLSPSLASRQAPARLLRDAVKGLGWLLGRARQVFSGREQLDPSAFGVTAIEQKLEPQPAAEPGESRPELRPV, encoded by the coding sequence ATGGACATGCGCGTACATGAGCTGCACCCGACGTTGATCCACGCGCCGTTGGCGTTGCTGCCGTCCACGGTGGTGGTGGACCTGACGGCGGCGCTCACCGGCAACCGGAGGCTGGACGACGCGGCGCGGACGCTGTGGTGGGCCACGGCGGCGAGCGGGCTGCTGGCCGGCTTCGCCGGGATGGCCGCCTCGCAGGAGGTGAAGGCGGACCGGCACTCGCGCGACATGATGTTCCTGCACGGCCTGGGCAACGTGGGCATCGTGCTGGGGGCCTTTGGCGTGGCCGCGTGGCGCACCGGGCACCGCTCGTCGCTGTTCTCCAGCTTCGTGGGGCTGGGCGCGTTCGCCATGGCGGCCTACACCGGCTGGCTGGGCGGCGAGATGGTCTACACGCACGGCGTGGGCGTGAAGGAGCTGACCATGAAGGGCGAGGAGCTGGACCAGCTCAGCCCCTCGCTGGCTTCGCGCCAGGCGCCCGCCCGGCTGCTGCGCGATGCGGTGAAGGGCCTCGGGTGGCTGCTGGGCCGCGCCCGCCAGGTCTTCTCCGGCCGCGAGCAGCTCGACCCCAGCGCGTTTGGCGTGACGGCCATCGAACAGAAGCTGGAGCCCCAACCCGCGGCCGAGCCGGGGGAGTCCCGTCCCGAGCTCCGTCCGGTGTAG
- a CDS encoding HesA/MoeB/ThiF family protein has translation MRILFCGVGAIGSTAAVLCRNLEATLVFIDFDRVESKNLLAQAFVKPSVGKNKAEALKLQLLNLHGVKAEAFGVRVTRDNVAALCANADLLVDCFDNQASRLLLSDFARTAGKPLVHGALAADGTFGLVRWDERFVPDAEDTAGQATCEGGAHLPLIGQLGATLARVVQDFVKHGTRRDAMVSLVAVTPTAS, from the coding sequence ATGCGCATCCTCTTCTGTGGCGTGGGCGCCATCGGCTCCACGGCGGCGGTGCTGTGCCGCAACCTGGAGGCCACGCTCGTCTTCATCGACTTCGACCGGGTGGAGTCCAAGAACCTGCTCGCGCAGGCCTTCGTGAAGCCCTCGGTGGGGAAGAACAAGGCCGAGGCGCTGAAGCTCCAGCTGCTCAACCTGCACGGGGTGAAGGCCGAGGCCTTCGGCGTGCGGGTGACGCGCGACAACGTGGCCGCGCTGTGCGCCAACGCGGACCTGCTCGTCGACTGCTTCGACAACCAGGCGAGCCGGTTGCTGCTGAGCGACTTCGCGCGCACGGCGGGCAAGCCGCTGGTGCACGGGGCGCTGGCGGCGGATGGCACCTTCGGACTGGTGCGCTGGGACGAGCGTTTCGTCCCGGACGCCGAGGACACCGCGGGTCAGGCCACCTGCGAGGGAGGGGCCCACCTGCCCCTCATCGGCCAGCTCGGCGCCACGCTCGCGCGGGTGGTGCAGGACTTCGTCAAGCACGGCACCCGCCGCGACGCGATGGTGAGCCTCGTCGCGGTGACGCCCACCGCGTCGTGA
- a CDS encoding HNH endonuclease produces METLVLSQSYEPVARISWQRAMMLLWQGKVEVVEEYDDRLVRSVTLEIRMPSVIRFLRGERRKGRGIKFSRDNVYMRDGCKCQYCGRKVSRPEATYDHVVPRAQGGRTTWENIVIACVPCNQKKGGRTPVQAGLKLLSTPEKPRKLPGSVQLTFAYEKGMPVSWRKFLRDVAYWHTELEE; encoded by the coding sequence ATGGAGACGCTGGTCCTCAGCCAGTCGTATGAGCCCGTGGCACGGATCTCCTGGCAGCGCGCGATGATGCTGCTGTGGCAGGGAAAGGTCGAGGTGGTCGAGGAGTACGATGACCGCCTCGTCCGCTCCGTCACCCTGGAGATCCGCATGCCCTCTGTCATCCGCTTCCTGCGCGGCGAGCGGCGCAAGGGCCGCGGCATCAAGTTCAGCCGCGACAACGTGTACATGCGCGATGGCTGCAAGTGTCAGTACTGCGGCCGGAAGGTGTCGCGCCCCGAGGCCACGTACGACCACGTGGTGCCCCGGGCCCAGGGTGGCCGCACGACCTGGGAGAACATCGTGATCGCGTGTGTCCCCTGCAATCAGAAGAAGGGGGGCCGCACGCCGGTGCAGGCGGGGCTCAAGCTGCTCTCCACGCCGGAGAAGCCGCGCAAGCTCCCCGGCTCGGTGCAGCTGACGTTCGCCTACGAGAAGGGCATGCCCGTCTCCTGGCGCAAGTTCCTCCGGGATGTCGCGTACTGGCACACGGAGCTCGAGGAGTGA
- a CDS encoding SGNH/GDSL hydrolase family protein codes for MSLPPDSRPGRAPWTLMSVVIALAVLSGCRTVPVQVSPQAPELRFGGRVDRGDPGGPRLSWGGTSLTARFTGTSLGLRLLDLPKVEELAPNRFRFSVDGAPFRDLYVGEGRMLYRVAEGLPEGEHVLRLEKETEPVVGETQLLGLELDPGARLLPAPPAPTRRLEFVGDSGLTGFGIEGKSEACSFNVETQRSSLTWPALTAQALGAEASIVAFSGKGVAVNYANDPTPTLPQLYPRTLPHREDSRWDFSSWVPDAVVIQLGANDFWNEHPGEALFRDAYRALVDDIRAHYPGAHIVCVLAPGLVDSKSKEFKARRHARALISGVVETVRQSGDARVHYVEVPPNPGDEGLGCLWHPSRKTHQRTAEQMTPLLRDLLGWK; via the coding sequence ATGAGCCTTCCTCCCGATTCACGGCCGGGACGCGCGCCCTGGACTCTGATGAGCGTGGTGATTGCCCTGGCCGTACTCAGTGGCTGCCGCACCGTTCCCGTCCAGGTATCTCCCCAGGCCCCCGAGCTGCGCTTCGGTGGCCGCGTGGACCGTGGAGACCCGGGTGGCCCCCGCCTCTCCTGGGGTGGCACGTCCCTGACCGCGCGCTTCACCGGCACGTCCCTGGGTCTGCGCCTGCTCGATCTGCCCAAGGTCGAGGAGCTCGCGCCCAACCGCTTCCGCTTCAGCGTGGACGGTGCGCCCTTCCGTGACCTCTACGTGGGCGAGGGCCGCATGCTCTACCGCGTCGCCGAGGGGCTCCCCGAGGGCGAGCACGTGCTGCGGCTGGAGAAGGAGACCGAGCCCGTCGTCGGAGAGACCCAGCTCCTCGGGCTCGAACTCGACCCGGGTGCCCGGCTGCTGCCCGCGCCTCCAGCCCCCACGCGCCGCCTCGAGTTCGTCGGTGACTCGGGGCTCACCGGCTTCGGCATCGAGGGCAAGAGCGAGGCGTGCAGCTTCAACGTGGAGACCCAGCGCAGCTCCCTCACCTGGCCCGCCCTCACCGCGCAGGCCCTCGGCGCCGAGGCCTCCATCGTCGCCTTCTCCGGCAAGGGCGTGGCCGTCAACTACGCCAACGATCCCACCCCCACCCTGCCCCAGCTCTACCCGCGCACCCTCCCCCATCGTGAGGACAGCCGCTGGGACTTCTCCTCCTGGGTGCCCGACGCCGTGGTCATCCAGCTCGGCGCCAATGACTTCTGGAACGAGCACCCCGGCGAGGCGCTCTTCCGCGACGCCTACCGTGCCCTCGTGGACGACATCCGCGCCCACTACCCCGGCGCCCACATCGTCTGCGTCCTGGCCCCCGGCCTCGTCGACAGCAAGTCCAAGGAGTTCAAGGCGCGCAGACACGCCCGGGCCCTCATCTCCGGCGTCGTGGAGACCGTACGACAGTCCGGAGACGCCCGCGTGCACTACGTCGAGGTGCCTCCCAATCCCGGGGACGAGGGACTCGGCTGCCTCTGGCATCCCAGCCGGAAGACGCATCAGCGGACCGCCGAGCAGATGACGCCCCTGTTGCGTGACCTGCTCGGCTGGAAGTGA